In the Sinorhizobium arboris LMG 14919 genome, one interval contains:
- a CDS encoding carbohydrate kinase family protein, whose product MIVCCGEALIDMLPRETTAGESAFAPYAGGAIFNTAVALGRLGVPTGFFTGLSDDMFGDILRATLEAANVDFAPCATLPLHTTLAFVKLVSGHASYAFFDENTAGRMITTEHLPALGDFCEALHFGAISLIPEPCGSTYEALMAREHEKRVISFDPNIRPGFIKDREAHVGRMNRMAAMSDIVKFSDEDLAWFGVEGSHDALAAEWLKRGPKLVLITRGADGAVGYTSDQKVEVASERVEVVDTVGAGDTFDAGVLASLKFNNLLTKDKVASLTDEAIRQALTLGAKAAAVTVSRAGANPPWRHELGL is encoded by the coding sequence ATGATCGTTTGCTGCGGAGAGGCCCTGATCGACATGCTGCCGCGGGAGACGACCGCGGGCGAGAGCGCCTTTGCGCCCTATGCGGGTGGCGCGATCTTCAACACGGCCGTCGCGCTCGGCCGGCTCGGCGTCCCCACAGGCTTTTTCACCGGACTTTCGGACGATATGTTCGGCGACATCCTGCGCGCGACGCTCGAGGCTGCGAATGTCGATTTCGCTCCCTGCGCCACGCTGCCGCTGCACACGACGCTCGCCTTCGTGAAGCTCGTCAGCGGGCATGCGAGTTACGCCTTCTTCGACGAGAACACGGCCGGGCGGATGATCACCACGGAGCACCTACCGGCGCTCGGGGATTTCTGCGAGGCGCTGCACTTCGGCGCGATCAGCCTCATTCCCGAGCCCTGCGGCTCCACTTACGAGGCGCTGATGGCGCGGGAGCACGAAAAACGGGTGATCTCCTTCGATCCGAATATCCGCCCCGGCTTCATCAAGGACCGGGAGGCGCATGTCGGACGCATGAACCGAATGGCTGCCATGTCGGATATCGTCAAGTTCTCCGACGAGGACCTTGCCTGGTTCGGCGTGGAGGGCAGCCACGACGCGCTCGCAGCCGAATGGCTGAAACGCGGCCCGAAACTGGTGCTGATCACCCGCGGCGCGGACGGCGCCGTCGGTTATACGAGTGACCAAAAGGTCGAGGTCGCGAGCGAACGGGTCGAGGTCGTCGATACGGTCGGAGCGGGTGACACTTTCGACGCCGGTGTACTGGCCTCGCTGAAGTTCAATAACCTCCTGACCAAGGATAAGGTGGCAAGTCTGACCGACGAGGCGATCCGCCAGGCCTTGACGCTCGGAGCGAAGGCTGCGGCCGTCACCGTCTCGCGCGCGGGTGCCAATCCGCCCTGGCGGCACGAACTCGGGCTGTGA
- the pgi gene encoding glucose-6-phosphate isomerase — protein MKALVENLKATARETDATDIRAAFAADPNRFSRFSTALDDLLFDYSKCAVNDRIIEGLESLAKAAKVEEKREAMFRGDTINITEERAVLHTALRNRSNRPVLVDGKDVMPDVNAVLGAMGGFADGIRSGALKGATGKQITDVVNIGIGGSDLGPVMATLALAPFHDGPRLHFVSNVDGAHIADTLKLLDPETSLFIIASKTFTTIETMTNAATARAFIAGKLGEAAVGHHFAAVSTALDKVGAFGIDAARVFGFWDWVGGRYSIWSAIGLPLMIAIGKENFGRFLDGGHAIDEHFRTAPLRQNIPMLLGLIGFYNRNVLGYPSRAILPYDQRLTRFPAYLQQLDMESNGKGVTLDSHPVEFSTGPVVWGEPGTNGQHAFYQLIHQGTDIIPAEFMIAANGHEKDLRHQHQLLMANCLAQSEALMKGRTLAEAKAQLTSKGMDEAKADKIAPHRVFAGNRPSLTIVYDRLDPFALGRLIALYEHRVFVEGALFNINSFDQWGVELGKELATGLLPVIEGKESAEGHDSSTAGLVAALLKAAR, from the coding sequence ATGAAAGCGCTTGTCGAAAACCTGAAAGCCACTGCACGCGAGACCGACGCGACCGATATCCGCGCCGCCTTCGCGGCCGATCCGAACCGCTTTTCGCGCTTCAGCACGGCGCTCGACGACCTCCTCTTCGACTATTCCAAATGCGCGGTGAACGACAGGATCATCGAGGGTCTCGAATCGCTCGCCAAGGCGGCGAAGGTGGAGGAGAAGCGCGAGGCGATGTTCCGGGGCGATACCATCAACATCACGGAGGAGCGCGCGGTTCTGCATACGGCGCTCAGGAACAGGTCGAACCGGCCGGTGCTCGTGGACGGGAAGGACGTCATGCCGGACGTCAACGCCGTGCTGGGGGCCATGGGCGGCTTTGCCGACGGCATCCGCTCGGGAGCACTGAAGGGCGCCACCGGCAAGCAGATCACCGATGTCGTCAATATCGGCATCGGCGGCTCCGATCTCGGTCCAGTCATGGCGACGCTGGCGCTCGCGCCCTTCCATGACGGCCCCCGGCTTCACTTCGTTTCCAACGTCGACGGCGCACACATCGCCGACACGCTGAAGCTCCTCGATCCCGAGACCTCTCTCTTCATCATCGCCTCCAAGACCTTCACCACCATCGAGACGATGACCAATGCGGCGACTGCCCGCGCCTTCATCGCCGGCAAGCTCGGCGAGGCGGCGGTAGGCCATCACTTCGCGGCCGTCTCGACCGCCCTGGACAAGGTCGGCGCCTTCGGCATCGATGCCGCCCGCGTCTTCGGCTTCTGGGACTGGGTCGGCGGACGTTATTCCATCTGGTCGGCAATCGGACTGCCGCTGATGATCGCGATCGGCAAGGAGAATTTCGGCCGTTTCCTCGACGGCGGTCACGCGATCGACGAGCATTTCCGCACCGCGCCGCTTCGCCAGAACATCCCTATGCTGCTCGGACTCATCGGCTTTTACAATCGCAACGTTCTCGGCTACCCGTCGCGGGCGATCCTGCCCTACGATCAGCGGCTTACGCGCTTTCCGGCCTATCTGCAGCAGCTGGACATGGAATCGAACGGCAAGGGCGTCACGCTCGACAGCCATCCGGTGGAGTTCTCGACCGGTCCTGTCGTCTGGGGCGAGCCCGGCACCAACGGCCAGCACGCCTTCTACCAGCTCATTCACCAGGGGACCGATATCATACCCGCCGAGTTCATGATCGCGGCGAACGGTCATGAGAAAGACCTGCGCCACCAGCACCAGCTCCTCATGGCGAACTGCCTGGCGCAATCAGAAGCTCTGATGAAGGGTCGTACGCTGGCGGAAGCCAAAGCGCAGCTTACCTCCAAGGGCATGGACGAGGCGAAGGCGGACAAGATCGCTCCGCACCGCGTCTTCGCGGGCAACCGGCCGTCGCTCACCATCGTCTACGACCGGCTCGATCCCTTCGCGCTCGGCCGTCTGATCGCGCTTTACGAACATCGCGTTTTCGTCGAAGGCGCACTTTTCAACATCAACTCCTTCGACCAGTGGGGCGTCGAGCTCGGCAAGGAGTTGGCTACCGGCCTGCTGCCCGTCATCGAAGGCAAGGAAAGCGCCGAAGGGCACGATTCCTCGACCGCCGGCCTGGTCGCTGCGCTGTTGAAGGCGGCACGCTGA
- a CDS encoding long-chain fatty acid--CoA ligase, which translates to MAEASTQQTGSNAAKIWLDSYPPGVPAEIGPLSYRSIGEFFDHAVAQYSWRPAFTCMGKALTFSDLNAHSAKIGAWLQSLGLAKGDRVAVMMPNILQNPVIVYAILRAGFTVVNVNPLYTPRELEHQLVDAGAKAIFVLENFAHTVEQVLARTGVKHVVVASMGDMLGPKGTIVNLVVRRVKKLVPAWSIPGHVSFKAVLAKGAALGFKRPNVAPGDVAFLQYTGGTTGVSKGATLTHANLLSNMAQMELWLNTAFLRKPRPESLTFMCALPLYHIFALTVNSLMGLATGGNNILIPNPRDIPAFVKELGRYRTNIFPGLNTLFNALMNNPEFRKLDFSSLILTFGGGMAVQRPVAERWLELTGCPIHEGYGLSETSPVATANRLDTDDFTGTIGIPLPSTEVEIRDEDGRTLPVGEIGEICIRGPQVMAGYWQRPEETAKAISPDGFFRTGDVGFMNAEGQTKIVDRKKDMILVSGFNVFPNEIEEVAATHPGILECAAIGIADPHSGEAVKLFVVRRDPNLTEEEVKRHCAANLTNYKRPRHVEFRTELPKSNVGKILRKDLRG; encoded by the coding sequence ATGGCGGAAGCAAGCACGCAGCAGACGGGTTCCAACGCGGCGAAGATTTGGCTCGACTCCTATCCGCCGGGGGTACCTGCCGAGATTGGCCCGCTCAGCTACCGTTCCATCGGCGAGTTCTTCGACCATGCGGTTGCGCAATATTCCTGGCGCCCCGCATTCACCTGCATGGGAAAGGCGCTGACCTTCTCCGACCTCAACGCGCATTCGGCGAAAATCGGTGCCTGGCTGCAATCTCTGGGGCTCGCGAAAGGCGACCGGGTTGCGGTGATGATGCCCAACATCCTTCAAAATCCGGTGATCGTCTACGCAATCCTTCGAGCCGGGTTCACTGTCGTCAACGTCAATCCGCTCTATACGCCGCGCGAGCTGGAGCACCAGTTGGTGGATGCCGGTGCCAAGGCGATCTTCGTACTTGAGAATTTCGCCCATACGGTCGAGCAGGTCCTGGCCCGCACCGGCGTCAAGCATGTCGTGGTCGCCAGCATGGGCGATATGCTTGGCCCGAAGGGAACGATCGTCAATCTGGTGGTGCGCCGCGTCAAGAAGCTCGTTCCCGCCTGGTCGATTCCAGGTCACGTTTCGTTCAAGGCGGTCCTTGCCAAGGGCGCGGCGCTCGGCTTCAAGCGCCCGAACGTGGCCCCGGGAGATGTCGCGTTCCTGCAATATACCGGCGGCACGACCGGTGTCTCCAAGGGCGCAACGCTCACCCACGCCAATCTTCTGTCCAACATGGCTCAGATGGAGCTGTGGCTGAACACGGCCTTCCTGCGCAAGCCGCGCCCGGAGAGCCTGACCTTCATGTGCGCGCTGCCGCTCTACCACATCTTCGCGCTCACGGTGAATTCGCTGATGGGGCTGGCAACCGGCGGCAACAACATCCTGATACCGAACCCGCGCGACATTCCCGCCTTCGTCAAGGAGCTCGGCAGGTACAGGACGAACATCTTTCCGGGCCTCAACACACTGTTCAATGCGCTCATGAACAATCCCGAGTTCCGCAAGCTGGACTTCTCGTCGCTGATCCTGACCTTCGGCGGCGGCATGGCGGTGCAGCGTCCGGTAGCCGAGCGCTGGCTGGAGCTGACCGGCTGCCCGATCCATGAGGGCTACGGACTTTCGGAGACCTCGCCGGTCGCGACCGCCAACCGCCTCGACACCGACGATTTCACGGGCACGATCGGCATACCGTTGCCCTCGACGGAGGTCGAGATCCGCGACGAGGACGGTCGCACGCTCCCCGTGGGCGAAATCGGTGAAATCTGCATTCGCGGGCCGCAGGTGATGGCGGGCTACTGGCAGCGCCCCGAGGAGACGGCCAAAGCCATTTCGCCGGACGGTTTCTTTCGTACCGGCGATGTCGGCTTCATGAATGCCGAAGGGCAGACGAAGATCGTCGACCGCAAGAAGGACATGATTCTCGTCTCCGGATTCAACGTGTTCCCCAACGAGATCGAAGAGGTGGCGGCGACCCATCCCGGCATCCTCGAATGCGCCGCAATCGGTATTGCCGACCCGCATTCCGGCGAGGCGGTCAAGCTCTTCGTCGTGCGCAGGGATCCGAACCTCACCGAAGAAGAGGTCAAGCGCCACTGCGCCGCCAACCTCACCAACTACAAGCGGCCGCGACACGTGGAATTCCGCACCGAACTGCCGAAGTCGAATGTCGGCAAGATCCTGCGCAAGGACCTGCGCGGGTAG
- a CDS encoding AI-2E family transporter: MQLGNRERENLPVEPRLFGQPAHSRSALVVPISAARWLLVLVLLCGVYFFHGFLVPVLAAVVIGFASWPIYRRLLQALDGNRTLAATIAIISVVAFIVVPISLVVIYAVDEVRDWLVWAVATNANGAPAPAWLTTIPAVGAWLGEQWVKYVGHPGALGELVQLVSGSNIGNIYRGVLVVGASAFQSFLTLLFMLITLFFVYRDGQSFSKQLDHLGERIFPMRWERLSRVVPLTISSTVTGMGIIAIGEGIVLGVAYWLAGVPSPVTLGIITGIMALVPGGAPLCFTLVSVYLVASGSPIHGVALFTWGTTELFIVDKTLRPRLVGGPIKLPFLPTFFGLVGGVKTMGFLGLFVGPVLMALLVAIWREWLREVTSQPEPTGNGISGLDISAK, from the coding sequence GTGCAATTGGGCAATCGCGAACGAGAGAACCTTCCCGTGGAGCCGCGGCTCTTCGGGCAGCCGGCCCATTCACGCTCTGCCCTTGTCGTTCCGATCTCGGCGGCCCGGTGGCTGCTCGTCCTCGTTCTGCTTTGCGGCGTCTATTTCTTCCATGGTTTCCTCGTGCCGGTGCTTGCGGCCGTGGTGATCGGCTTTGCAAGCTGGCCCATTTACCGCCGGCTGCTTCAGGCCCTGGACGGCAACCGCACGCTTGCCGCGACGATCGCCATCATTTCCGTTGTCGCCTTTATTGTCGTGCCGATCTCGCTCGTTGTGATCTACGCCGTGGACGAGGTGCGCGATTGGCTCGTCTGGGCGGTTGCGACCAACGCGAACGGCGCACCCGCGCCCGCCTGGCTGACGACGATCCCGGCGGTGGGCGCCTGGCTTGGCGAACAGTGGGTCAAATATGTCGGCCACCCCGGGGCCCTCGGGGAATTGGTCCAGCTCGTCAGCGGCTCCAATATCGGCAACATATATCGCGGCGTGCTCGTGGTCGGCGCGTCCGCCTTCCAGTCCTTCCTGACGCTCTTGTTCATGCTCATCACGCTCTTCTTCGTCTACCGCGACGGCCAGTCCTTTTCGAAGCAACTGGACCATCTCGGCGAACGGATCTTCCCGATGCGCTGGGAGAGGCTGTCGCGCGTGGTGCCCCTCACGATCAGTTCGACCGTGACCGGCATGGGCATCATCGCGATCGGCGAGGGGATCGTGCTCGGCGTTGCCTATTGGCTCGCCGGCGTGCCGTCGCCGGTCACGCTCGGCATCATCACAGGAATCATGGCGCTCGTGCCGGGCGGCGCTCCGCTCTGCTTCACCCTGGTCTCGGTCTATCTTGTCGCAAGCGGCTCGCCGATCCATGGCGTCGCGCTCTTCACCTGGGGCACGACGGAGCTCTTCATCGTCGACAAGACATTGCGTCCGAGGCTCGTCGGCGGTCCGATCAAGCTCCCCTTCCTGCCGACATTTTTCGGCCTTGTCGGCGGCGTCAAGACCATGGGTTTTCTCGGTCTCTTCGTCGGTCCCGTGCTCATGGCGCTGCTCGTAGCCATCTGGCGCGAATGGCTGCGCGAGGTGACGAGCCAACCGGAACCGACCGGCAACGGGATCTCCGGGCTGGATATTTCCGCCAAGTGA
- a CDS encoding CDP-alcohol phosphatidyltransferase family protein, whose protein sequence is MSVAPDGEDADGPGADRRPIAARDSGFARRLTALLLKTAVTPNQISLASVVFAVLGAGALLFAAGWPLLYLAALAAIQLRLLCNLLDGMVAVEGGRGSPVGALYNEFPDRVADTLLIVALGYAAGAGWLGWAAALAAALTAYVRVFGGSLGQAQDFRGPMAKQHRMALMSLACVLALGEALLMTERLVLYAAAWIILAGSLLTCATRTRAIVSRIRKGAEP, encoded by the coding sequence ATGAGTGTCGCACCTGACGGCGAAGACGCAGACGGGCCGGGCGCGGATCGGCGCCCCATAGCGGCGCGCGACAGCGGGTTCGCGCGGCGCCTGACGGCATTGCTACTGAAGACTGCGGTCACCCCGAACCAGATCTCGCTCGCAAGCGTCGTCTTTGCCGTACTGGGAGCGGGGGCCCTCCTTTTTGCAGCCGGCTGGCCGCTCCTCTATCTCGCGGCACTCGCCGCCATCCAGTTGCGCCTCCTGTGCAACCTCCTCGACGGCATGGTGGCGGTCGAGGGCGGGCGCGGCTCGCCGGTCGGAGCGCTCTACAACGAATTTCCCGACCGTGTTGCAGACACCTTGCTCATCGTTGCACTCGGCTATGCCGCCGGCGCAGGGTGGCTCGGCTGGGCGGCAGCGCTTGCGGCCGCCCTGACGGCCTATGTGCGAGTCTTCGGCGGATCGCTCGGGCAGGCCCAGGATTTCCGCGGTCCCATGGCGAAACAGCACCGCATGGCACTAATGAGTCTCGCCTGCGTGCTGGCACTCGGTGAAGCATTGCTGATGACAGAACGCCTGGTGCTTTATGCCGCGGCGTGGATCATTCTTGCCGGATCGCTTCTCACATGCGCGACCCGCACCCGGGCCATCGTCTCGCGCATTCGGAAAGGCGCGGAACCGTGA
- a CDS encoding lysophospholipid acyltransferase family protein, with translation MIDLALIGLTRFIVGGQAHWMGSSPEMRQRIYFANHASHLDALLIWSALPRALRASTHPIAAADYWGRGAVRRHIGLKVLNGVLVDRSTHGPPGAALAPLRNVLSEGGSLILFPEGTRGSERLPGPFKSGLYWLSQEFPQVELIPTYLDNPSRAFPKGSFLPVPISCTVRFGPPVAHRAGEEKDGFLERARAAVAALAPNSVG, from the coding sequence GTGATCGACCTGGCACTGATCGGCCTCACGCGGTTCATTGTCGGCGGGCAGGCGCACTGGATGGGCTCGTCGCCGGAAATGCGCCAGCGCATCTATTTCGCCAATCACGCAAGCCATCTCGATGCGCTGCTGATCTGGTCGGCGCTGCCGCGTGCGTTGCGTGCCTCGACGCATCCGATCGCAGCGGCAGACTATTGGGGCAGGGGCGCCGTCAGGCGCCATATCGGTCTCAAGGTGCTGAACGGAGTACTCGTGGACCGGTCGACCCATGGGCCGCCCGGTGCGGCGCTGGCACCCTTGCGCAACGTGCTCTCCGAGGGCGGGTCGCTCATTCTTTTCCCGGAGGGAACGCGTGGCAGCGAGCGGCTGCCGGGGCCGTTCAAGAGTGGGCTTTATTGGCTGTCGCAGGAATTTCCCCAGGTGGAACTGATCCCCACCTATCTCGACAATCCCTCGCGCGCCTTTCCGAAGGGAAGTTTTCTGCCCGTGCCCATCAGTTGCACCGTGCGTTTCGGACCACCCGTCGCGCATCGCGCCGGTGAGGAGAAGGACGGCTTTCTCGAACGCGCCCGCGCGGCGGTCGCAGCTCTCGCACCGAACTCAGTCGGATGA
- a CDS encoding phosphatidate cytidylyltransferase produces the protein MPLSDKLVVLFAGVGALLGGATLIGFVLSRRVTSEAGRATADNLNARIRAWWVMIAIFAVSFALGRGVTLVLFALTSFYTLREFVSLTPTRTADHLPLVAAFYVLLPLQYWLIWIDWYALFTILIPVYGFLLLPSLSAIKGDTEQFLLRVSRIQWGLMLTVYCISHAPALLTLDIPGRPGEGFLLLFFLITIAQFSDVMQYVFGKLFGRTKIAPVVSPSKTVEGLAGGGLSAVAAGAALWWITPFTPLEAAAMAFAIVAMGFLGGLALSAVKRSMGVKDWGSMISGHGGVLDRMDSLSFAAPVFFHLTRYFYT, from the coding sequence ATGCCCTTAAGCGACAAACTCGTGGTCCTCTTCGCCGGCGTCGGCGCTCTTCTCGGCGGGGCCACGCTGATCGGCTTCGTGCTGTCGCGCCGCGTTACCTCCGAAGCGGGGCGGGCGACGGCCGACAATCTCAATGCCCGCATCAGGGCCTGGTGGGTGATGATCGCCATCTTCGCCGTGAGCTTCGCTCTCGGACGGGGCGTGACGCTGGTGCTGTTTGCGCTCACCTCCTTCTACACGCTGCGCGAATTCGTCTCGCTGACGCCGACGCGCACCGCCGATCATCTGCCGCTCGTTGCCGCCTTTTACGTTCTATTGCCGCTGCAATACTGGCTGATCTGGATCGACTGGTACGCGCTCTTCACCATTCTGATACCGGTCTACGGCTTTCTCCTGCTGCCGAGCCTTTCCGCCATCAAGGGTGACACGGAGCAGTTCCTGCTGCGCGTCTCGCGAATCCAGTGGGGTCTGATGCTGACGGTCTATTGCATCAGCCACGCGCCGGCGCTTCTGACGCTCGACATCCCCGGCCGGCCCGGCGAAGGCTTCCTGCTTCTCTTCTTTCTCATCACCATCGCGCAGTTCAGCGACGTCATGCAGTATGTCTTCGGCAAGCTTTTCGGCCGGACGAAGATCGCACCCGTCGTCAGTCCGTCGAAAACGGTCGAGGGACTTGCCGGAGGCGGGCTTTCGGCCGTGGCCGCCGGCGCCGCCCTGTGGTGGATAACGCCCTTCACTCCGCTGGAGGCGGCCGCGATGGCCTTCGCCATCGTCGCCATGGGCTTCCTCGGCGGCCTGGCGCTCTCGGCCGTGAAGCGCTCGATGGGCGTAAAAGACTGGGGCTCGATGATCAGCGGCCATGGCGGCGTGCTCGACCGCATGGATTCGCTGAGCTTCGCGGCGCCGGTTTTTTTCCACCTGACGCGGTATTTCTATACGTGA
- a CDS encoding substrate-binding domain-containing protein yields MRIAVLIVLTTVLATPASAQDTALHDPSISRDAQDGVIRLYGAGGPHTAIRKVADIWTKETGRKVEITAGPEKTWSKKAQADADVIWGTSEQAMTAFLETYKGFSSDQVEPIYLRPAVIAVKAGNPKGITKFEDLLAAETKIVVTEGAGIANTSGTGVWEDIAGRLGRLEDVAAFRRNIVAFEQGSGASFKAFKALDADAWITWPNWPISNPETLEAVTLASDRAIWRDLSVALAPDADPEAEAFLDYLISDEAQKIMSREGWVR; encoded by the coding sequence GTGCGAATTGCAGTTCTGATTGTTCTGACGACTGTCCTTGCCACACCTGCTTCGGCGCAGGATACCGCACTCCATGACCCTTCGATCAGCCGCGATGCCCAGGACGGGGTGATCCGTCTTTATGGTGCGGGCGGTCCGCACACCGCGATCCGGAAAGTCGCGGATATCTGGACGAAGGAGACTGGGCGCAAGGTCGAAATCACCGCCGGACCGGAGAAGACATGGTCGAAAAAGGCGCAGGCCGATGCGGATGTCATCTGGGGCACGTCCGAACAGGCGATGACTGCCTTCCTCGAAACCTATAAGGGCTTCTCATCGGATCAGGTCGAACCGATATACCTGCGTCCGGCAGTGATTGCGGTGAAAGCGGGCAATCCCAAGGGGATCACGAAATTCGAAGACCTTCTGGCGGCAGAGACGAAAATCGTCGTGACCGAAGGGGCCGGTATAGCCAACACATCGGGGACGGGTGTGTGGGAGGATATCGCGGGGCGTCTTGGCCGGCTGGAGGATGTCGCGGCCTTCCGCAGGAACATTGTCGCTTTCGAACAGGGCTCCGGCGCCAGCTTCAAGGCCTTCAAAGCGTTGGATGCAGACGCCTGGATCACCTGGCCGAATTGGCCGATTTCGAACCCGGAAACCCTGGAAGCGGTGACGCTGGCAAGCGATCGCGCAATATGGCGCGACCTCAGCGTGGCCCTTGCCCCCGACGCCGATCCCGAAGCAGAAGCGTTTCTGGATTATCTGATTTCCGATGAGGCGCAGAAGATCATGTCCCGCGAAGGTTGGGTACGCTGA